The Fastidiosipila sp. genome segment CAGCCGCCGGCTGTTGAACTCCTCATCACTGAGAACCAGGGAGGCGCCGGCTTCCTCCATGGCCCGTGCATTTTCTGTCTGGTGGTCGTCAACTGCATGCGGGAAAGGAATGAGAACCGAGGGCTTGCCCTGAGAGGAGATCTCGGCACAGGTCATGGCGCCGGCACGGCCGATAAAGAGATCGCAGGCGGCAATCCAGTAGGGAGCATCGTGAAAAAAAGGTTCCGCCTCCAGCACACCGGGCAGGGCCGCGATCTCGCCGGCGCAGTCTACACTGCTCTGGACCCCTGTGCTGATGACCAGGCGCAGCCGGGGATACCGGGCCATGAGCGCCGTCCAGCCGCCTTCATCGTCCATATGGGCAAAGGCCGTGTTGATGGTTCTGGAGCCCAGGCTCCCGCCCATGGCCATGATCAGGAAGATCTCTTCGCCGAGCCCCAGGGTTTCCCTGGCCCTGGCCCGGTCAAGTTCGAGGAAAAGAGGCCGCACGGGATTGCCGCTGAAAATGATGCGGCCTTTTTCAGGGAGGTGAACCCGGCTCGACTCATAGCTGATGAAAACGGCTTGGGCCCTGCGGGCGAAAAGGCGGTTGGCTCTGCCGGGAACGGCGTTTTGCTCGTGCAGTATGTAAGGAATCTTCATGCACCGCGCGGCAGCGATCAAGGGAGCCGAAACGAAGCCACCTGTCCCGATGACAAGCAGCGGCGCCTCCTCTTTCAGAAGCGACCTGCTCTTCAGCACGCCCGTCATGTTCTTCCACGCCCAGCTGAAATAGCGCCGGTCTTTGCGGTGAGGCATGTTTTGCGCTGGAATGGGGCGGAAGGTGTAGCCTTCCGATTCGACCATGGACTGTTCCAGGCCGCCCGCCGCGCCGCAGAAAATGAAAGAGACGGAGGGCAGGGCCTCCCGGATGGCTGAGGCGATGGCAAAAGCGGGGTAGATATGACCGCTTGTGCCGCCCGCCGCGATAACGATGGTTTGGGAAGATTTTTTCGGGTTCATTTCTGTCTCAGGTCAGACGTCCGTCCTCTTTATATGTTTATACAGCGTAACCCATGTCGCTGTCTTCATCAAGCGAGCGGCCGCCTGCTGCCTGATCCGGCGAAGTCCTGGTTTTGTCGACAATCCGCTCCAGGACAGGGTCGGTCCTGACGGCTGATTTAGACACACACAACACCAGCCCGGATGCCAGTGCAAAGAAGAAATTGGCGGTCCCCCCATAGCTGAAAAAGGGCAGGGAAATTCCCGTCGTCGGGATCAGGCTGACCGACACGGCCATGTTGAGAAAGGCCTGGATGGCGACCAGGAGCGTGTTGCCCGCGGCAACCAGAACAGCCATCTGTGAGGAAGCCTTTCTTGCAATCAGGATTCCGATTACCAGCAGAGCCAGGAAGAGGAAGATGACGCCTGCCACGCCGATAAAACCAAGCTCCTCCCCGATGACAGGCAGGATGAAATCATTGTGGGCCTCGGATAGCCAGTTAAGTTTCTGCACACTTTTGCCCAAACCTTTGCCCGTCAGCCCGCCCGAACCCAAAGCCAACTCCGCCTGCTCGATTTGCATGCGGTCGTCCTGGCTCGCCCCCTCCCGGTCGCGGAAAGTTCCAATCCGCTTGAAGGCGTGGGCGAAACGCTCATTGACGTATTCAACGGAGGACTGCCGGGTGACCAGCTGATAGGCCAGCCCCAGGACCAGGGCGGCAACAAGCAGGATGGCAAGCAGCTGAAAGAGGCCGGTCAGCCTTGACTTGAGCGGGATGTCGGCCAGGAAAAAAACCAGCAGGCTGATCAGGCCAATAATGAGGGCGCCTGACAAATGCGGTTGAATCAGGGTCAGAAAGATCCAAAAACTGATCAGAAGCGCGGGCCAGGTGACATCCAGGAAGGCCTGCCTTGAAAGAGACGACGCCGGTTTTCCCCGGGCCCTTTCGCGGGCCTCCTGCCAGCGGACTTTTTGGCGGCGGGAGTAATAGCCGGCCAGGAAAAAAACGGCTCCGACCTTGGCCAGTTCAGAGGGCTGAAAGCTGATAAAGCCCAGATCCACCCAGCGCCGGGCCCCGTTGATGACCATGCCGCCCAGCCTGCAATAGATCAGGCTTCCAGTCACAAAAAGGTAGAGAAGGAAGCGAAAGACAGGCCGGGTCAACTGGCGGAACTGAAGGAGGGAACCCAGGGCAATGGCGATCAGGGCGCCGGCCAGTGTCAGCAGAATTTGTTTTCTGGCCATGGCGGTGGCGTCGGCCTCAAGGACGGCGCGAACGGGAGATGAGGAGTCTGCGGTCGCCTGATTTCTCATGGCACTGCCCGATTGGACGAAACTGACACCGTAACTGGCACTGAACATCATGAGGAGGCCGTAGCTGACCAGGATCAGCCAGATGACCAGGTAGGCGGTTGACATGTGCCGGTGGGAGGCCGCGATGCGGCTGCTGCTCATGAGCTGGCGCCCGTCCCCCGTCTGTCTTCTTCCGGCCCGCCCCGACACGGCTATCTTCCTTTCCAGAGCCGGCCCGACATGACCAGGAAACCGGCCAGGGCGCAGAAAAAACCGGCCAGGCTGAAGGCGGAAACCACCTTGGTTTCGGGCCAGCCGCCCAGTTCAAAATGATGATGGATGGGCGACATCCGGAAAATCCGCCTGCCCCCCGTCGACTTGAAGTAGATCACCTGGATGACGACCGAAAGACCTTCAAAAAAGAAAACAAAGCCGGTGATCAGCGCCAGATAGGGCATGCCCGCCATGACAGTCAGGAGACTGAAACCGATGCCAAGCGCCTGGGATCCCGTGTCGCCCATGAAGACCCTGGCGGGGTAACGGTTGAAAAGAAGAAAACCCAGACAACCGGAAGCCATGGCTCCGGCCAGGGTCATGACCGGCAGGGCCTGAGGCAGGGCGCTGTAAAGCAGGCCGGCGACCGCAAAAAGGCCCAGGGCCGCGATGATCATCAGGCTGGAAAGCAGGCCGTCCACGCCATCGGTGATATTGATGGAGTTGCTCATGTAGAAGAGAAAAGGAACAAGGAAAAGAAGGTAGAGGAATTTCCAGGCGCCGGTGACTTCGATCAGCCGGGCCGACCAGGGCGCCAGAATGAAAGGCGGCACCGGCGACAGCCAGAGAAAATAAAGGGAGGCAGCCAGCGAAGCCGCGCCGATCAGAACCGTCTTCTGCCTGACGCTCAGGCCCTTGCGCCGGACATTAACCTTGACGTAATCGTCGGCGAAGCCGATGGCACCGAAGACGGCCATGAAGAAAACAACCACGGACAGGCGGCCGAAGGCCTGATTGAACCAGGGCAGCACCACCGCCAGGATCAGGAGGGGAAGAAGAAAAAACAGGCCGCCGAAGGTGGGCGTTCCGGCCTTGGCCTTGTGTGTCTGCGGGCCATTATCGCGGATGGGCTGGGCAGGCGATTTTTTCCGGATCAGGGGGATGCCGGCCAGGCCGGCCAGGACTGTGGCGGCCAGGACCGCAGCTGCGGCATAAAGGGAGTCCAAAAGTGCTTCTTTGGGAAACATGGTCAATGCTCCCTTTCCAGACCCGCATGCTGGAGCGCTTCGCCGATTTTATCGAGTTCATAAAAGCGTGAGGCCTTGAGCAGGAGAAAATCTCCCGGTTCGAGCTCCGACAAAACCGCCGGGATAGCTTCCTGGCAAGTTTCATACCAGCCTGCCACCATGGCGGCCCCCCGCCCGTCAGCCAGAAGATGTTCCCGGGTTCTCACCGTCTCCGCTCCCACCAGGATCACGCGGTCAACGCCTGCCTCCAGCAATTCCAGGGCAGCTTCCTCATGGACCTGGTCGGAGTAGCGGCCGAGCTCCTTCAGCCCGCCCAGGACCATGACCAGACGCCGGTTGCCCTCGGCCAGGAAGGAAGCGGTTTCCAAAGCGGAATGGAGCGATTCGGGAGAGGCGTTGTAAGAATCGTCCATGACGTCGATGGAGCCGACCCGGATCAGCTCCTGCCTGCTGTCCGCTGTGGTAAAACGCCGGGCCGATGCGGCGGCCTCCTGCATGTTGAGCCCCATGGCATAAACGGTGGCAAGCCCGAAGAGGGCGGCGGGGATCAGATGCCTGGCGGGAAGCTTGAGATAAACGGGCCAGCGCTCGTCCGGCGCCAGGTTGGACCTGCCGGTAAAGGAAAGGCCCTGACGGTCCACGCGGACATGTTCGGACCAAAACACCGGAAAACCGCCGCGTTCCAGCCTGCCGGCGTTTTGCTCACTTGCGGTAAACCAGACCGGCACGGACGGCGGGTCTTGCAGGACCCAGCTTTCCAGCAGGGGATCGTCTCCGTTGACAATCAGGAGCCCGTTTTCTTTCATGCCGGCTGTGATCGAAGTCTTTTCGGCCAGGATATCATTCATTGATCCCAGCCACTCCGCGTGGGACATGCCGATTTGGGTAATGATGGCGATGTCCGGCACGGTGATTGCGGACAGAATACGGATTTCACCGCGGCGTGCCATGCCCATCTCGGCCACCAGGACCTGGGTGTCCGGCCGGGTCGCCAAAATGGTCCGGGGAAGGCCCACCTGGTTGTTGAAGTTCCTGGCGGACTGTTCGGCCTTGACCTGCGTTTCGATCATCTGGCAGATCATCCGGCGGGTTGTTGTCTTGCCCACACTCCCCGTCACCCCGATCACGGTGGCCGCAAGGGTGCTGCGAAAACCCCTGGCCATATCCCGGAAGGCCGCCCCCGCATCCTCGACCAGGAGCAGATCCGGCGCATCCTGATCCCGCTCCAGGCGGCTGAGCCAGGCCGCCAGCTCCCTGGCCCCGCTTTCAATCACCAGCATGCCGGCCCCTTTTTCAGCTGCCGCGTCCAGGAAAGCATGGCCGTCATAGAGGTCCCCCCGCAGCGGCACGAAAACCTGGCCGGCCAGGAGGGTCCGCGTATCGGTCGAAATGGATGGATAATAACGCTCGGAATCAGCCGCGTGCTTCCCTGTCTGCCTGAGTTCACCACCGGTCCAGTGCTTGAGTTGCATAGGCAAAAATCGTGTCATGGTTCCCTGTCTTTCAATGGTTAGTGACCGCCGTCCGGCACGACCGGTGAGAAGTCAAGGGTGACAACTGTCCCCTTCCTCACCTTGTCTTCTGCCGGGCCTCCCTCCCCCTCAGGGACACAGGGCGAACCGCTTTCGTCAAGACAAGGGGAGGGCGCCCTGACAGACGTCGCCGGAATGCTTTGCCCGGCGACCCGCCCGCCGGGCGGCCCGGAGGGAAGGATTGACACGCCGTATTCTGCGGCCAGCCAGACGCTTTCGTGGTAGGTAAGTCCGCGAAAGTCCGGCACAGCTACCCATTCTACTTCATTTTCACCTTCCGGGTAAAGCCAGACCGTGGTCCCCATGCCGACCTTTGAACCGGCTGCCGGTTCCATGCGCAGGAGGCGGCTTTGGGGGAAAAATCGATCGGCCGGAAGCGAGGGGGCCAGTTGCAGCCTGGACAGGGCCAGGGCAGCCTCCCCTGCCGTCATGCCATTCAGGTCCGGCACTTCGACCGCCTGACCCAGGAGGGCCAGCTCCGATGCCGAATAGTTTTGGGAGCTGCCGCCCCGGTTGAGGATTCTGGCAGCCACGCGATTGGCGGCACGGGCAGCGGCCGCGCCCAGGGAATCAGTGGTTTCCGGTTTATGAACAGATACAAGAATCACATATTGCGGATCCCGGCAGGGAGCCAGGCCGACGAAGGAGAAAGTCCGCCGGTCATCGTGTGAATCGACCGCAGTGCCGGTCTTGCCGCCCAGATCCAGCCCCATGGCCCCGAAGGTTCCGGCTGCTGTTCCCCTGGCCACCACCTCGGTCATCATGGACCGGACCCGGACACAGGTCTCCTCTGAGAAGACCCGGCTTCCCTCCTCAAGATCGAAGGGAACCATGGCCTCCAGGCCCTCTTCGGTCAAGGCGGTGCCCAGTCGGGGTTTCACGGTGTAGCCGCCATTGCCGATGGCGGCAAAGAGCTGGGCCAGCTGGATCGCCGTAAGGGACGACGACTCCCCGAAGGTCAGGTTGGCAAAGTCGATGGGCATGGGGTCCGCATGCAGGTAGCCCGGCGCCTCCATGGGAAGATCAATCCCCGTCCTGCCGTAAAGGCCCAGCCTTTGAATCCAGTCGTAATACAGCTTTTTGCCGACCCGGTCGCCCAGCTGGACAAAAACCGGGTTGCAGGACCGGTAAAAGGCCTGGCGCAAAGTCTCCTCGCCGTGACCGTAGCCGGTGTGGCAGTTGATGGACTCGCCCTGGATAATCAGGGGATCATCCCTGAAAACGGTTTCCTCCGACGCCACGCCCTCTTCCAGTGCGATGGCCAGGGTGACGGCCTTGAAAACCGATCCCGGCTCATAGATGTCGGTTATGTTGATGTTGTCCCAAAGATTGGTTGAGAGGTAGGCTGTCTTCTCTTCTTGTCCCAGCTGGTCCCAGGCAGCCTGGGTGAAACCGAGCGGCAGGGCATCCGGCCGGGAGAGATCGAATGAGGGAAGCTGGGCCATGGCCAGGACATCGCCCGTTTTCACATCCATGACCAGGCCGTTGACGCCTGAGATGAGGCCTGCGGCAGCTGCCACTGTCATGAGTTCCTCTTGCAGGATGGACAGGATCTCCATGTCCAGGGATGTGACCAGATGGCAGCTCTTTTCCCAGGGGCTGTTCACGGGCCGGGAAAAGGGTGTAACCCCCCGGGTGCTGTAGTTGTTCCGCCTGGCAAAGGTATAGCCCGCCTGGCCTGACAGGAGGGCATCGTAGGCAGCTTCCAGGCCCGAAACCCCCTTGATCCTGCCCGTGTCCGTCCGGGTCAGGCCCAAAACGGCCGAGGCCAGGCCGTCGTTGTTATAGACCCGCCGTTCCTCGGCATCGAAGCGGACGCCTCCCACCCGGTTCTCATCAAGCCATTCCTTGAGCGCCATGGCTTCAGACTCAGGAACCTCGCTCGCGATGGTGACGTAGGTCAGGGGCCGGTGGCCGGCCAGATTTTTTTCAAGGCCTGTCCATCCGGTTGCCCGGTCGGTCCGGATCATTTCCAGTATGTCCGCACAGGACTGGCTGTCCAGCTTCAGATACCGGCCCAGGGTTTCGACGATCAGCCTGTCGTCAATTCCCTTGACCTTGGTGGTGACATCGACAGGGGTGATGCCTATCCTGAACACATAGGTGGAAAAAGCGAGCGGATAGCCGTTTTTATCCAGGATCATGCCGCGCCGGGCCTGATCCTCCTGGGAGATATACTGCTGCCCCGCCGCTTTGGCGGCCAGCGCCTGACTGTCGGTAATCTGAAGCCGGTAAAAACCGGTCGTAACTGCCGAGGCCGTGACCAAAAAAACCAGAACCAGGAGGGCCGCCTTGGCTTCAAATAGCCTGCCGGTCCTCTTTTTGGGTAAATTCCCAGCTCTGGCCGTTTGACGTCCCCGCTTCATGCTTCACCCTGAATCTTGGGGCCGGCCCTCAATGGTCCCTGACCCAGTCTTCAATCACAGCCAGCCATTCGTCGTCCGCCAAGATTTCTAGGCCTTGCTGCGGCCGGCCATGCTGGCTGTCTTCCCCCTTTTGGAAATGGATGGACGAGACGTAGTGGATTTGCCGGGAACTGGCCTTTTGCATGCCCAGGTCTTCTGCGGCCTGCTGCCGCGTTGTCTGAAGGGATGCTTTTTTTGCGATCCTGTCCTGGAGCAGGCCGTTCTCCTTGTCCAGCTCGGCAATCTGCCGGCGCAAGCCTGCGTTGACAAAACTCATTTCGGTTATTCTGGCGCTCCGCCAGACGATCAGGCCCGCCGCCGAGGCGACCAGGATAAAAAGAGCCGTCAGGCGCAGCACGGCTTTGGCGTGTGCGCGGCCTGCCATTTTGTACTGCCTGCGGACTGCGGCTTCCCGGACCAGCCGCTCCCTCCTGTCACTTTTCTCTGCCTCAAGTTCCCGGGGGCGCTGGAGCGGGATGGGGCGGGTGAGTTGCCTGGCCAGATTTCCGTCATCGTAGTAGCTCATGGGACACTCCCTTTCTGAATTCGAAGGCGCGGAGCTTGGCGCTCCTCGACCGGGGGTTTCCTTCCAGCTCCCCCATTGACGGCGTCACGGGTTTGGGTGTCAAGCTGCGGCCCAAAGGAGTTTTCCCGCACACGCATTGGGGGAAATCCCGGGGGCACTGGCAGGGCGACTGCCAGGTCCGCATGGCCTGTTTCACCATGCGGTCTTCCAGAGAATGGAAACTGATCAGGACGGCCCGCCCGCCGTCCGCCATCACCTCGGGGATCTCTGCCAGCAGGTGTGCCAATTCCTCCTGCTCATGGTTGACCGCTATCCGCAGGGCCTGGAAAGTTTTTCTGGCCGGATTGCCGTCGCGGCGCTGGTGCGCCGGTACGGCAGAAGCCACAATTTCCGCAAGCTGCAAGGTTCCTGTGATGGGTTTTTCCCGTCTGCTGCGGACAATGGCTGCCGCTATGGGGCCTGCATGGATTTCTTCCCCATAGAGACGCAGGAGGTTGACCAGGTCCTCCCTGGTTATGGAAGCCAGCAGCTCCGCGGCGGTTGTCCCCCGGCTCTGGTTCATCCGCATGTCGAGCGGCCCGTCTTTCAGGTAGGAAAAACCGCGTTCACCGCGGTCCAGCTGATAGGAGCTGACACCCAGGTCAGCCAGCAGGCCGTCGACCCGTCCCCGATCCCTGGGATCGAGCCAGGAGGGGAATTGTGTAAAAGTCGAAGCGATCACCTGGTAAGTCCCCCTGGTTTTGACGGCGGCCAGTCTGGCCTCACAGGTTTTCAGGGTTTCCTGATCGCGGTCGGCCGCCATCAGCCGGCCGCCCTCCCCCAGCATTTCCAGGATCCTTGCGCTGTGTCCCCCGCCGCCTGCCGTCAGGTCGAGGTAAAGACCGCCCTCTTTGACAGCCAGCGCCTCGACCGCCTCCCGG includes the following:
- a CDS encoding UDP-N-acetylmuramoyl-tripeptide--D-alanyl-D-alanine ligase codes for the protein MTRFLPMQLKHWTGGELRQTGKHAADSERYYPSISTDTRTLLAGQVFVPLRGDLYDGHAFLDAAAEKGAGMLVIESGARELAAWLSRLERDQDAPDLLLVEDAGAAFRDMARGFRSTLAATVIGVTGSVGKTTTRRMICQMIETQVKAEQSARNFNNQVGLPRTILATRPDTQVLVAEMGMARRGEIRILSAITVPDIAIITQIGMSHAEWLGSMNDILAEKTSITAGMKENGLLIVNGDDPLLESWVLQDPPSVPVWFTASEQNAGRLERGGFPVFWSEHVRVDRQGLSFTGRSNLAPDERWPVYLKLPARHLIPAALFGLATVYAMGLNMQEAAASARRFTTADSRQELIRVGSIDVMDDSYNASPESLHSALETASFLAEGNRRLVMVLGGLKELGRYSDQVHEEAALELLEAGVDRVILVGAETVRTREHLLADGRGAAMVAGWYETCQEAIPAVLSELEPGDFLLLKASRFYELDKIGEALQHAGLEREH
- a CDS encoding FtsW/RodA/SpoVE family cell cycle protein: MSGRAGRRQTGDGRQLMSSSRIAASHRHMSTAYLVIWLILVSYGLLMMFSASYGVSFVQSGSAMRNQATADSSSPVRAVLEADATAMARKQILLTLAGALIAIALGSLLQFRQLTRPVFRFLLYLFVTGSLIYCRLGGMVINGARRWVDLGFISFQPSELAKVGAVFFLAGYYSRRQKVRWQEARERARGKPASSLSRQAFLDVTWPALLISFWIFLTLIQPHLSGALIIGLISLLVFFLADIPLKSRLTGLFQLLAILLVAALVLGLAYQLVTRQSSVEYVNERFAHAFKRIGTFRDREGASQDDRMQIEQAELALGSGGLTGKGLGKSVQKLNWLSEAHNDFILPVIGEELGFIGVAGVIFLFLALLVIGILIARKASSQMAVLVAAGNTLLVAIQAFLNMAVSVSLIPTTGISLPFFSYGGTANFFFALASGLVLCVSKSAVRTDPVLERIVDKTRTSPDQAAGGRSLDEDSDMGYAV
- the rsmH gene encoding 16S rRNA (cytosine(1402)-N(4))-methyltransferase RsmH is translated as MTSADFNERHLPVLAREAVEALAVKEGGLYLDLTAGGGGHSARILEMLGEGGRLMAADRDQETLKTCEARLAAVKTRGTYQVIASTFTQFPSWLDPRDRGRVDGLLADLGVSSYQLDRGERGFSYLKDGPLDMRMNQSRGTTAAELLASITREDLVNLLRLYGEEIHAGPIAAAIVRSRREKPITGTLQLAEIVASAVPAHQRRDGNPARKTFQALRIAVNHEQEELAHLLAEIPEVMADGGRAVLISFHSLEDRMVKQAMRTWQSPCQCPRDFPQCVCGKTPLGRSLTPKPVTPSMGELEGNPRSRSAKLRAFEFRKGVSHELLR
- the mraY gene encoding phospho-N-acetylmuramoyl-pentapeptide-transferase, yielding MFPKEALLDSLYAAAAVLAATVLAGLAGIPLIRKKSPAQPIRDNGPQTHKAKAGTPTFGGLFFLLPLLILAVVLPWFNQAFGRLSVVVFFMAVFGAIGFADDYVKVNVRRKGLSVRQKTVLIGAASLAASLYFLWLSPVPPFILAPWSARLIEVTGAWKFLYLLFLVPFLFYMSNSINITDGVDGLLSSLMIIAALGLFAVAGLLYSALPQALPVMTLAGAMASGCLGFLLFNRYPARVFMGDTGSQALGIGFSLLTVMAGMPYLALITGFVFFFEGLSVVIQVIYFKSTGGRRIFRMSPIHHHFELGGWPETKVVSAFSLAGFFCALAGFLVMSGRLWKGR
- the murG gene encoding undecaprenyldiphospho-muramoylpentapeptide beta-N-acetylglucosaminyltransferase, which gives rise to MNPKKSSQTIVIAAGGTSGHIYPAFAIASAIREALPSVSFIFCGAAGGLEQSMVESEGYTFRPIPAQNMPHRKDRRYFSWAWKNMTGVLKSRSLLKEEAPLLVIGTGGFVSAPLIAAARCMKIPYILHEQNAVPGRANRLFARRAQAVFISYESSRVHLPEKGRIIFSGNPVRPLFLELDRARARETLGLGEEIFLIMAMGGSLGSRTINTAFAHMDDEGGWTALMARYPRLRLVISTGVQSSVDCAGEIAALPGVLEAEPFFHDAPYWIAACDLFIGRAGAMTCAEISSQGKPSVLIPFPHAVDDHQTENARAMEEAGASLVLSDEEFNSRRLLEILEHLIARPDLLQAMSESAHRWATPDAAAVIAGTVASAVEKDEMAKF